One window of Henckelia pumila isolate YLH828 unplaced genomic scaffold, ASM3356847v2 CTG_525:::fragment_3, whole genome shotgun sequence genomic DNA carries:
- the LOC140872995 gene encoding SNF1-related protein kinase catalytic subunit alpha KIN10-like isoform X1: protein MDGGSSGRRGKSSRNVLPRYKLGKTLGIGAFGKVKLAVHSLTGLKVAIKILDRQSIDNSEAEKVRKEINIMRQLFHPHVVRLFEVIDTPTKVYVVMEYMNSGELFYYITEHGRLEEDEARHFFQQIISGVEYCHHHMIVHRDLKPENLILDSKHNVKIADFGFGNVMRDGHFLKTSCGSPNYAAPELICRQLYAGPEVDVWSCGVILYALLCGRLPFDDDNIPGLYAKIKSGVYPVGNHLTESAQDLISRILVVDPMKRISIPEIRRHPWFMIRLPPYIANPSPDYLNRTEKVDIDVVKDVVRMGFDVREVIGSLQNHLQNEATVTYTMLLHNRPPVQVANHIQNQESLSTDNLQTYSESASHGQSNWTLGLKSQASPGETMVEILNVFHRLNVKWKRIGSYNMKCLWSPPPSRCSVAAGRGICIGSGDAVKFEIQQRLYNIFINLRLCIGMQNQQIFFVCAARREFSSAFSRFWFS from the exons ATGGATGGAGGAAGTTCCGGAAGGCGTGGCAAATCGAGCCGAAACGTTCTACCGCGATACAAGCTCGGAAAAACTCTTGGTATTGGAGCTTTTGGTAAAGTAAAATTAGCAGTACATAGTTTAACAGGGCTTAAAGTTGCCATAAAGATTCTTGATCGCCAATCAATTGATAATTCTGAAGCAGAAAAAG TGAGGAAAGAAATAAACATTATGAGACAACTCTTTCATCCTCACGTGGTTCGACTTTTCGAGGTCATAGATACACCAACAAAGGTTTATGTGGTGATGGAGTACATGAACTCGGGTGAACTGTTTTATTATATCACAGAACATGGTAGACTAGAAGAGGACGAGGCTCGCCACTTTTTCCAACAG ATCATTTCAGGAGTTGAGTACTGTCATCATCACATGATCGTGCATCGTGACCTGAAGCCTGAAAATCTAATCCTGGATTCGAAACATAACGTCAAGATCGCTGATTTTGGTTTTGGAAATGTTATGCGCGATGGACATTTTCTTAAAACATCCTGCGGAAGCCCGAATTATGCAGCTCCGGAG CTCATATGTAGGCAACTATATGCCGGTCCAGAGGTGGATGTGTGGAGTTGTGGGGTTATTTTATACGCCCTTCTTTGTGGGAGGCTCCCTTTTGATGATGATAATATTCCTGGCCTATATGCTAAGATAAAG AGTGGAGTATACCCTGTTGGAAATCACTTGACCGAGAGTGCTCAGGATTTGATTTCAAGAATACTAGTAGTCGATCCTATGAAACGCATATCTATCCCAGAAATACGTAGGCACCCATGGTTTATGATACGTCTTCCACCATATATCGCGAATCCATCACCAGATTACCTAAACCGAACAGAAAAG GTTGATATAGATGTTGTGAAAGATGTGGTTCGAATGGGATTTGATGTCCGAGAAGTGATTGGATCGCTTCAGAATCATCTGCAGAACGAG GCCACGGTTACATACACTATGTTGCTGCATAACCGCCCTCCGGTTCAAGTCGCTAACCATATTCAAAACCAAGAAAGTTTGAGCACAGATAACCTTCAGACATATTCAGAATCAGCTTCGCATGGACAAAGCAATTGGACTCTTGGTCTGAAG TCTCAGGCGAGTCCAGGAGAAACAATGGTAGAAATTCTAAATGTTTTCCACCGGTTGAATGTGAAATGGAAGAGAATAGGAAGCTATAATATGAAGTGCTTGTGGTCACCGCCTCCTTCAAGGTGTTCAGTAGCTGCCGGTAGAGGAATTTGTATTGGATCCGGAGATGCTGTCAAGTTCGAAATTCAG CAAAGGCTCTACAATATCTTCATAAACTTGAGATTGTGCATAGGGATGCAAAACCAGCAAATATTCTT TGTCTGTGCAGCTCGACGAGAATTTTCATCCGCATTTAGCAGATTTTGGTTTAGCTGA
- the LOC140872995 gene encoding SNF1-related protein kinase catalytic subunit alpha KIN10-like isoform X3: MDGGSSGRRGKSSRNVLPRYKLGKTLGIGAFGKVKLAVHSLTGLKVAIKILDRQSIDNSEAEKVRKEINIMRQLFHPHVVRLFEVIDTPTKVYVVMEYMNSGELFYYITEHGRLEEDEARHFFQQIISGVEYCHHHMIVHRDLKPENLILDSKHNVKIADFGFGNVMRDGHFLKTSCGSPNYAAPELICRQLYAGPEVDVWSCGVILYALLCGRLPFDDDNIPGLYAKIKSGVYPVGNHLTESAQDLISRILVVDPMKRISIPEIRRHPWFMIRLPPYIANPSPDYLNRTEKVDIDVVKDVVRMGFDVREVIGSLQNHLQNEATVTYTMLLHNRPPVQVANHIQNQESLSTDNLQTYSESASHGQSNWTLGLKSQASPGETMVEILNVFHRLNVKWKRIGSYNMKCLWSPPPSRCSVAAGRGICIGSGDAVKFEIQQRLYNIFINLRLCIGMQNQQIFFSTRIFIRI; encoded by the exons ATGGATGGAGGAAGTTCCGGAAGGCGTGGCAAATCGAGCCGAAACGTTCTACCGCGATACAAGCTCGGAAAAACTCTTGGTATTGGAGCTTTTGGTAAAGTAAAATTAGCAGTACATAGTTTAACAGGGCTTAAAGTTGCCATAAAGATTCTTGATCGCCAATCAATTGATAATTCTGAAGCAGAAAAAG TGAGGAAAGAAATAAACATTATGAGACAACTCTTTCATCCTCACGTGGTTCGACTTTTCGAGGTCATAGATACACCAACAAAGGTTTATGTGGTGATGGAGTACATGAACTCGGGTGAACTGTTTTATTATATCACAGAACATGGTAGACTAGAAGAGGACGAGGCTCGCCACTTTTTCCAACAG ATCATTTCAGGAGTTGAGTACTGTCATCATCACATGATCGTGCATCGTGACCTGAAGCCTGAAAATCTAATCCTGGATTCGAAACATAACGTCAAGATCGCTGATTTTGGTTTTGGAAATGTTATGCGCGATGGACATTTTCTTAAAACATCCTGCGGAAGCCCGAATTATGCAGCTCCGGAG CTCATATGTAGGCAACTATATGCCGGTCCAGAGGTGGATGTGTGGAGTTGTGGGGTTATTTTATACGCCCTTCTTTGTGGGAGGCTCCCTTTTGATGATGATAATATTCCTGGCCTATATGCTAAGATAAAG AGTGGAGTATACCCTGTTGGAAATCACTTGACCGAGAGTGCTCAGGATTTGATTTCAAGAATACTAGTAGTCGATCCTATGAAACGCATATCTATCCCAGAAATACGTAGGCACCCATGGTTTATGATACGTCTTCCACCATATATCGCGAATCCATCACCAGATTACCTAAACCGAACAGAAAAG GTTGATATAGATGTTGTGAAAGATGTGGTTCGAATGGGATTTGATGTCCGAGAAGTGATTGGATCGCTTCAGAATCATCTGCAGAACGAG GCCACGGTTACATACACTATGTTGCTGCATAACCGCCCTCCGGTTCAAGTCGCTAACCATATTCAAAACCAAGAAAGTTTGAGCACAGATAACCTTCAGACATATTCAGAATCAGCTTCGCATGGACAAAGCAATTGGACTCTTGGTCTGAAG TCTCAGGCGAGTCCAGGAGAAACAATGGTAGAAATTCTAAATGTTTTCCACCGGTTGAATGTGAAATGGAAGAGAATAGGAAGCTATAATATGAAGTGCTTGTGGTCACCGCCTCCTTCAAGGTGTTCAGTAGCTGCCGGTAGAGGAATTTGTATTGGATCCGGAGATGCTGTCAAGTTCGAAATTCAG CAAAGGCTCTACAATATCTTCATAAACTTGAGATTGTGCATAGGGATGCAAAACCAGCAAATATTCTT CTCGACGAGAATTTTCATCCGCATTTAG
- the LOC140872995 gene encoding SNF1-related protein kinase catalytic subunit alpha KIN10-like isoform X4, translating into MDGGSSGRRGKSSRNVLPRYKLGKTLGIGAFGKVKLAVHSLTGLKVAIKILDRQSIDNSEAEKVRKEINIMRQLFHPHVVRLFEVIDTPTKVYVVMEYMNSGELFYYITEHGRLEEDEARHFFQQIISGVEYCHHHMIVHRDLKPENLILDSKHNVKIADFGFGNVMRDGHFLKTSCGSPNYAAPELICRQLYAGPEVDVWSCGVILYALLCGRLPFDDDNIPGLYAKIKSGVYPVGNHLTESAQDLISRILVVDPMKRISIPEIRRHPWFMIRLPPYIANPSPDYLNRTEKVDIDVVKDVVRMGFDVREVIGSLQNHLQNEATVTYTMLLHNRPPVQVANHIQNQESLSTDNLQTYSESASHGQSNWTLGLKSQASPGETMVEILNVFHRLNVKWKRIGSYNMKCLWSPPPSRCSVAAGRGICIGSGDAVKFEIQQMEMDIFDEYVVYEMEN; encoded by the exons ATGGATGGAGGAAGTTCCGGAAGGCGTGGCAAATCGAGCCGAAACGTTCTACCGCGATACAAGCTCGGAAAAACTCTTGGTATTGGAGCTTTTGGTAAAGTAAAATTAGCAGTACATAGTTTAACAGGGCTTAAAGTTGCCATAAAGATTCTTGATCGCCAATCAATTGATAATTCTGAAGCAGAAAAAG TGAGGAAAGAAATAAACATTATGAGACAACTCTTTCATCCTCACGTGGTTCGACTTTTCGAGGTCATAGATACACCAACAAAGGTTTATGTGGTGATGGAGTACATGAACTCGGGTGAACTGTTTTATTATATCACAGAACATGGTAGACTAGAAGAGGACGAGGCTCGCCACTTTTTCCAACAG ATCATTTCAGGAGTTGAGTACTGTCATCATCACATGATCGTGCATCGTGACCTGAAGCCTGAAAATCTAATCCTGGATTCGAAACATAACGTCAAGATCGCTGATTTTGGTTTTGGAAATGTTATGCGCGATGGACATTTTCTTAAAACATCCTGCGGAAGCCCGAATTATGCAGCTCCGGAG CTCATATGTAGGCAACTATATGCCGGTCCAGAGGTGGATGTGTGGAGTTGTGGGGTTATTTTATACGCCCTTCTTTGTGGGAGGCTCCCTTTTGATGATGATAATATTCCTGGCCTATATGCTAAGATAAAG AGTGGAGTATACCCTGTTGGAAATCACTTGACCGAGAGTGCTCAGGATTTGATTTCAAGAATACTAGTAGTCGATCCTATGAAACGCATATCTATCCCAGAAATACGTAGGCACCCATGGTTTATGATACGTCTTCCACCATATATCGCGAATCCATCACCAGATTACCTAAACCGAACAGAAAAG GTTGATATAGATGTTGTGAAAGATGTGGTTCGAATGGGATTTGATGTCCGAGAAGTGATTGGATCGCTTCAGAATCATCTGCAGAACGAG GCCACGGTTACATACACTATGTTGCTGCATAACCGCCCTCCGGTTCAAGTCGCTAACCATATTCAAAACCAAGAAAGTTTGAGCACAGATAACCTTCAGACATATTCAGAATCAGCTTCGCATGGACAAAGCAATTGGACTCTTGGTCTGAAG TCTCAGGCGAGTCCAGGAGAAACAATGGTAGAAATTCTAAATGTTTTCCACCGGTTGAATGTGAAATGGAAGAGAATAGGAAGCTATAATATGAAGTGCTTGTGGTCACCGCCTCCTTCAAGGTGTTCAGTAGCTGCCGGTAGAGGAATTTGTATTGGATCCGGAGATGCTGTCAAGTTCGAAATTCAG CAAATGGAAATGGATATATTTGATGAATATGTAGTATATGAGATGGAAAATTAG
- the LOC140872995 gene encoding SNF1-related protein kinase catalytic subunit alpha KIN10-like isoform X5, which yields MDGGSSGRRGKSSRNVLPRYKLGKTLGIGAFGKVKLAVHSLTGLKVAIKILDRQSIDNSEAEKVRKEINIMRQLFHPHVVRLFEVIDTPTKVYVVMEYMNSGELFYYITEHGRLEEDEARHFFQQIISGVEYCHHHMIVHRDLKPENLILDSKHNVKIADFGFGNVMRDGHFLKTSCGSPNYAAPELICRQLYAGPEVDVWSCGVILYALLCGRLPFDDDNIPGLYAKIKSGVYPVGNHLTESAQDLISRILVVDPMKRISIPEIRRHPWFMIRLPPYIANPSPDYLNRTEKVDIDVVKDVVRMGFDVREVIGSLQNHLQNEATVTYTMLLHNRPPVQVANHIQNQESLSTDNLQTYSESASHGQSNWTLGLKSQASPGETMVEILNVFHRLNVKWKRIGSYNMKCLWSPPPSRCSVAAGRGICIGSGDAVKFEIQCLCSSTRIFIRI from the exons ATGGATGGAGGAAGTTCCGGAAGGCGTGGCAAATCGAGCCGAAACGTTCTACCGCGATACAAGCTCGGAAAAACTCTTGGTATTGGAGCTTTTGGTAAAGTAAAATTAGCAGTACATAGTTTAACAGGGCTTAAAGTTGCCATAAAGATTCTTGATCGCCAATCAATTGATAATTCTGAAGCAGAAAAAG TGAGGAAAGAAATAAACATTATGAGACAACTCTTTCATCCTCACGTGGTTCGACTTTTCGAGGTCATAGATACACCAACAAAGGTTTATGTGGTGATGGAGTACATGAACTCGGGTGAACTGTTTTATTATATCACAGAACATGGTAGACTAGAAGAGGACGAGGCTCGCCACTTTTTCCAACAG ATCATTTCAGGAGTTGAGTACTGTCATCATCACATGATCGTGCATCGTGACCTGAAGCCTGAAAATCTAATCCTGGATTCGAAACATAACGTCAAGATCGCTGATTTTGGTTTTGGAAATGTTATGCGCGATGGACATTTTCTTAAAACATCCTGCGGAAGCCCGAATTATGCAGCTCCGGAG CTCATATGTAGGCAACTATATGCCGGTCCAGAGGTGGATGTGTGGAGTTGTGGGGTTATTTTATACGCCCTTCTTTGTGGGAGGCTCCCTTTTGATGATGATAATATTCCTGGCCTATATGCTAAGATAAAG AGTGGAGTATACCCTGTTGGAAATCACTTGACCGAGAGTGCTCAGGATTTGATTTCAAGAATACTAGTAGTCGATCCTATGAAACGCATATCTATCCCAGAAATACGTAGGCACCCATGGTTTATGATACGTCTTCCACCATATATCGCGAATCCATCACCAGATTACCTAAACCGAACAGAAAAG GTTGATATAGATGTTGTGAAAGATGTGGTTCGAATGGGATTTGATGTCCGAGAAGTGATTGGATCGCTTCAGAATCATCTGCAGAACGAG GCCACGGTTACATACACTATGTTGCTGCATAACCGCCCTCCGGTTCAAGTCGCTAACCATATTCAAAACCAAGAAAGTTTGAGCACAGATAACCTTCAGACATATTCAGAATCAGCTTCGCATGGACAAAGCAATTGGACTCTTGGTCTGAAG TCTCAGGCGAGTCCAGGAGAAACAATGGTAGAAATTCTAAATGTTTTCCACCGGTTGAATGTGAAATGGAAGAGAATAGGAAGCTATAATATGAAGTGCTTGTGGTCACCGCCTCCTTCAAGGTGTTCAGTAGCTGCCGGTAGAGGAATTTGTATTGGATCCGGAGATGCTGTCAAGTTCGAAATTCAG TGTCTGTGCAGCTCGACGAGAATTTTCATCCGCATTTAG
- the LOC140872995 gene encoding SNF1-related protein kinase catalytic subunit alpha KIN10-like isoform X2, producing MDGGSSGRRGKSSRNVLPRYKLGKTLGIGAFGKVKLAVHSLTGLKVAIKILDRQSIDNSEAEKVRKEINIMRQLFHPHVVRLFEVIDTPTKVYVVMEYMNSGELFYYITEHGRLEEDEARHFFQQIISGVEYCHHHMIVHRDLKPENLILDSKHNVKIADFGFGNVMRDGHFLKTSCGSPNYAAPELICRQLYAGPEVDVWSCGVILYALLCGRLPFDDDNIPGLYAKIKSGVYPVGNHLTESAQDLISRILVVDPMKRISIPEIRRHPWFMIRLPPYIANPSPDYLNRTEKVDIDVVKDVVRMGFDVREVIGSLQNHLQNEATVTYTMLLHNRPPVQVANHIQNQESLSTDNLQTYSESASHGQSNWTLGLKSQASPGETMVEILNVFHRLNVKWKRIGSYNMKCLWSPPPSRCSVAAGRGICIGSGDAVKFEIQLYKANGELYVLDLQQLKGPPFLFLEVCAAFRALVM from the exons ATGGATGGAGGAAGTTCCGGAAGGCGTGGCAAATCGAGCCGAAACGTTCTACCGCGATACAAGCTCGGAAAAACTCTTGGTATTGGAGCTTTTGGTAAAGTAAAATTAGCAGTACATAGTTTAACAGGGCTTAAAGTTGCCATAAAGATTCTTGATCGCCAATCAATTGATAATTCTGAAGCAGAAAAAG TGAGGAAAGAAATAAACATTATGAGACAACTCTTTCATCCTCACGTGGTTCGACTTTTCGAGGTCATAGATACACCAACAAAGGTTTATGTGGTGATGGAGTACATGAACTCGGGTGAACTGTTTTATTATATCACAGAACATGGTAGACTAGAAGAGGACGAGGCTCGCCACTTTTTCCAACAG ATCATTTCAGGAGTTGAGTACTGTCATCATCACATGATCGTGCATCGTGACCTGAAGCCTGAAAATCTAATCCTGGATTCGAAACATAACGTCAAGATCGCTGATTTTGGTTTTGGAAATGTTATGCGCGATGGACATTTTCTTAAAACATCCTGCGGAAGCCCGAATTATGCAGCTCCGGAG CTCATATGTAGGCAACTATATGCCGGTCCAGAGGTGGATGTGTGGAGTTGTGGGGTTATTTTATACGCCCTTCTTTGTGGGAGGCTCCCTTTTGATGATGATAATATTCCTGGCCTATATGCTAAGATAAAG AGTGGAGTATACCCTGTTGGAAATCACTTGACCGAGAGTGCTCAGGATTTGATTTCAAGAATACTAGTAGTCGATCCTATGAAACGCATATCTATCCCAGAAATACGTAGGCACCCATGGTTTATGATACGTCTTCCACCATATATCGCGAATCCATCACCAGATTACCTAAACCGAACAGAAAAG GTTGATATAGATGTTGTGAAAGATGTGGTTCGAATGGGATTTGATGTCCGAGAAGTGATTGGATCGCTTCAGAATCATCTGCAGAACGAG GCCACGGTTACATACACTATGTTGCTGCATAACCGCCCTCCGGTTCAAGTCGCTAACCATATTCAAAACCAAGAAAGTTTGAGCACAGATAACCTTCAGACATATTCAGAATCAGCTTCGCATGGACAAAGCAATTGGACTCTTGGTCTGAAG TCTCAGGCGAGTCCAGGAGAAACAATGGTAGAAATTCTAAATGTTTTCCACCGGTTGAATGTGAAATGGAAGAGAATAGGAAGCTATAATATGAAGTGCTTGTGGTCACCGCCTCCTTCAAGGTGTTCAGTAGCTGCCGGTAGAGGAATTTGTATTGGATCCGGAGATGCTGTCAAGTTCGAAATTCAG CTATACAAAGCAAATGGAGAGTTGTATGTATTGGATTTGCAACAGTTGAAGGGACCTCCATTTCTATTCCTTGAAGTTTGTGCTGCTTTTAGAGCTTTGGTGATGTAG
- the LOC140873127 gene encoding mediator of RNA polymerase II transcription subunit 15a-like, which produces MDDGNANSSPETHEHSFNLDDWMKELLPDQEDVEVEAEFGMGQAGILLPPPSVNNFSQENKSVQMEKSYQIDATSLQSNVLPNICQNSKPMVSASGSSIIQVRQNIPSSLSTKYSGFPESQTSSNMVTQIHPHHQFQHQVLLMHPANRPNIQSSALHSNSHLSNLRQQQPIHKESPTFGMLQQHKIGNQSSSFMVNGQESFNVVQHSDQSTSHKQIMQLPQKMQLQVQPKLQRTAFLHSQNVMAIDQKMPANQSQPIQVGSSQGLLNYNSQAGLMNSNDWVDPAFQQIQFIKEMYMSDLIKLFERSQELMHQATNAESVEKHERNRTFAEKIIRFLQFSKMDLMMNYRKEKLYNIISEVRTNLERLIAKNHVPLQRHPQQLVEMSGGMMRTSQMQQRPNFLQYKMSNQCLNSPRAGMPLSLRQQGTNKFQVSPSVGLRDTSSIRNSNAYNLMGSGFQKGVEHMARNMLLHPVSGIANSNDTMTLHQRVASSKNIHNSLDSSVSSITQKSISISPQQNKHRDQAMEIPNLKQPLQQSLAEKNKRQVVPKLNNDLKYGYISGFNQNQPMSSSYHVISPQNSQHSSTYIEPKDFSSTFSNSATPILSISSPAVVPSPMTPSSAPLDSEKCHSRIHSLSLDERRKVHQMPAALSQLKNASNQSLVTEETGLLKSPLLAESTSPVVNQSPLDKENPLGRLVEAVKSLSTRALNSSIRDICAVTNMTDRTARSLSHSESDRIFVQDLADDIRNYEDGNYSLIYGSSRMKRRLSTMVSDDSISEMELNADSPMKRLKKEDLILQEIKEINQKLIESKVEVINTKDVFRAEADKGIVIRCCYSPVGLAGEIRIPGSSEKTFLTLLLEMIVTPDYPNSSPVVSEEMPLDFSGDEQGKDLWTKAKSIFTLSLRKCSHPISLKEMVKTWDASARAVLQEFAEQRGGGSFSSRYGKWENHISFSPVS; this is translated from the exons atggaTGATGGGAACGCAAAttcatcaccagaaactcatgaACACAGCTTCAACTTGGATGACTGGATGAAAGAACTCTTGCCCGATCAAGAGGACGTTGAAGTCGAGGCTGAATTcgg GATGGGGCAAGCTGGAATATTATTGCCACCCCCAAGTGTAAATAATTTTAGCCAGGAAAACAAGTCTGTGCAGATGGAGAAAAGCTATCAAATTGATGCTACTTCT CTGCAGTCAAATGTCTTACCCAACATATGTCAGAACTCGAAGCCAATGGTTTCTGCTTCAG GCAGCTCAATTATCCAAGTCAGGCAAAATATCCCAAGTAGTTTATCTaccaaatactctggattcccCGAGAGTCAGACTTCAAGCAACATGGTCACTCAAATCCATCCGCACCATCAATTTCAGCATCAAGTACTCCTTATGCATCCAGCAAACAGACCGAATATTCAATCGTCGGCTTTGCATTCCAATTCCCATTTGAGTAATCTCAGGCAACAGCAGCCAATACAT AAGGAAAGCCCCACTTTCGGAATGCTGCAACAACATAAAATTGGAAACCAATCAAGTTCCTTTATGGTGAACGGCCAAGAATCATTCAATGTAGTTCAACACTCTGATCAATCAACATCGCACAAGCAAATAATGCAGCTGCCTCAAAAAATGCAGTTGCAAGTGCAACCGAAGTTACAGAGAACTGCTTTTCTTCATTCTCAGAATGTGATGGCTATTGATCAGAAGATGCCAGCAAATCAGTCTCAACCAATTCAAGTTGGATCTTCGCAAG GATTATTAAACTACAATTCTCAAGCCGGATTGATGAATTCCAACGATTGGGTTGATCCAGCATTCCAGCAG ATTCAATTCATAAAGGAAATGTACATGTCTGACTTGATCAAATTATTCGAGAGATCACAGGAGTTGATGCATCAG GCAACCAACGCAGAGTCAGTGGAAAAACACGAAAGGAATAGGACTTTCgcagaaaaaataataagaTTCCTACAGTTTTCCAAAATGGATCTTATGATGAATTACAGAAAAGAGAAACTATACAATATTATTAGTGAGGTGAGGACTAACCTTGAACGATTAATTGCCAAGAATCACGTTCCGTTGCAACGACACCCTCAGCAACTTGTTGAGATGTCTGGTGGTATGATGAGAACATCCCAGATGCAGCAAAGACCAAACTTTCTTCAGTACAAAATGTCTAATCAGTGCCTGAACAGCCCACGTGCAGGAATGCCACTGTCTTTGAGGCAGCAAGGGACAAATAAATTTCAGGTCAGCCCTTCAGTTGGACTTAGAGACACCTCGTCTATAAGAAACTCCAATGCATATAACTTGATGGGTTCAGGATTTCAAAAAGGAGTTGAGCACATGGCTCGTAATATGTTACTTCATCCTGTAAGTGGAATCGCTAACAGTAATGATACGATGACTCTACACCAAAGAGTTGCCTCGTCGAAGAACATCCACAACTCCTTGGATTCTTCTGTCAGCTCTATTACTCAAAAATCCATTTCCATTTCACCTCAGCAAAATAAGCATCGGGATCAAGCTATGGAAATACCAAATCTGAAGCAACCATTACAACAGTCACTGGCTGAAAAAAATAAGCGTCAGGTGGTACCAAAATTGAACAATGATTTGAAGTACGGGTATATTTCAGGATTCAATCAAAATCAGCCAATGTCTTCCTCATATCATGTTATTTCTCCTCAAAATTCCCAGCACTCTTCGACATATATTGAGCCAAAGGATTTTTCATCCACCTTTTCCAATTCTGCAACACCGATATTATCAATTTCCTCGCCAGCAGTTGTTCCATCTCCTATGACTCCCTCTTCGGCACCACTAGATTCTGAGAAATGTCACTcaagaattcattcattgtcTCTTGACGAGAGGAGAAAAGTTCATCAGATGCCTGCTGCTCTATCTCAGCTAAAAAATGCAAGCAATCAATCCCTTGTAACTGAAGAAACTGGACTATTGAAGTCTCCTTTGCTTGCAGAGTCCACTTCTCCAGTTGTCAATCAGTCGCCACTTGATAAAGAAAACCCGTTGGGCCGATTAGTTGAAGCG GTGAAGTCTTTATCAACCAGAGCTCTAAATTCTTCAATACGGGATATCTGCGCTGTCACAAATATGACTGACAGAACAGCAAGAAGCCTCTCTCACAGTGAATCAGATAGGATCTTTGTCCAGGACCTGGCTGATGATATTAGAAATTATGAAGATGGAAACTACAGCCTGATCTATGGAAGCTCGAGGATGAAGCGTCGACTGAGCACCATGGTTTCTGATGATTCAATATCGGAAATGGAATTGAATGCAGATTCTCCGATGAAGAGGTTAAAAAAAGAGGATCTCATCTTACAAGAGATAAAGGAAATTAACCAGAAGCTTATTGAATCTAAGGTGGAGGTGATAAACACAAAAGATGTTTTCCGGGCTGAAGCTGATAAAGGAATCGTCATTAGGTGCTGCTATAGTCCGGTAGGACTCGCTGGTGAAATTAGGATCCCCGGTTCCTCAGAAAAGACG TTCCTCACTCTGCTTCTGGAAATGATTGTGACTCCTGATTATCCAAATTCTTCTCCTGTTGTGTCGGAAGAAATGCCTCTTGATTTTAG TGGTGATGAACAAGGGAAAGATCTCTGGACAAAGGCAAAGTCCATTTTCACCTTGTCACTTAGAAAATGCTCGCACCCGATATCACTTAAAGAAATGGTTAAAACCTGGGATGCTTCTGCTCGTGCTGTGTTACAGGAGTTTGCTGAGCAAAGGGGAGGTGGTAGTTTTAGCTCAAGATATGGCAAGTGGGAAAATCATATTTCTTTTTCTCCTGTTTCCTAA